A DNA window from Acidobacteriota bacterium contains the following coding sequences:
- a CDS encoding S9 family peptidase, with protein sequence MKGVRAAAVLVALLAAGGSSSAFSQQPGYSGHGAESVPASVVAKYAAPPLDGAVSRRIQTMLDVRSPGLGIVSPDGSSLYFGWRITGTSQVFRLNAPKAFPVQMTGGEDRTSIDAVTPDGKWLVLSRDVGGQENPGLYLQPAGGGALKTVQKTEKVQTFLDFVSEDGKDLYFHANDVAADSYAIYRYDLASGTKTLVFGEKGLWAVADHAGTGAGLRLLLVKATGSFSTEYAEYVPATKAFTPLLGAGEATEWDAAYAAQPDELLVRTNKFSDFRRLYRWKKGGDATAKSFVEVLAPAGMDVAGFSIDLPRRHVYASLNDGGYSRLKVLDAKTFAPVDLPLPKDADQVYAGSATPDGRFVTIGVETAQAPRTSYVWDWEKKILTQWVLPSAPEVDLPAFVSAKLMTYPAKDGTKIPMFVRFPKGCAPGENAAQDPCPVIVEFHGGPEAQATPGFSPYAQMFVDAGFVYVEPNVRGSDGYGKTWLDADNGPKRLDVISDIDDAGKWIRANWGRNGKAPKVGVTGGSYGGYATLVAMTMFAGTYDAGAAEVGISNLETFLRNTAPYRRILRISEYGDPDKDADALKKLSPVTYLDRVKAPLLVIQGVNDPRVPAGEAIQVHDLLEKRGIPAPLILFADEGHGASKRANQVLSMGHVIRFFEQNLKGTK encoded by the coding sequence ATGAAGGGTGTTCGCGCCGCGGCCGTTCTCGTCGCGCTTCTTGCCGCCGGGGGTTCGTCTTCCGCGTTTTCCCAGCAGCCCGGCTATTCCGGCCACGGCGCCGAGAGCGTTCCGGCCTCCGTCGTCGCGAAGTACGCGGCGCCTCCTCTGGACGGGGCAGTCTCGCGGCGCATCCAGACGATGCTCGACGTCCGCTCGCCCGGCCTCGGCATCGTCTCGCCGGATGGCTCGAGCCTCTATTTCGGCTGGCGCATCACGGGCACGTCGCAGGTCTTCCGCCTGAACGCCCCGAAGGCGTTCCCCGTGCAGATGACGGGCGGCGAGGACCGGACGTCGATCGACGCGGTCACGCCGGACGGCAAGTGGCTCGTCCTGTCGCGCGACGTCGGCGGACAGGAGAATCCCGGCCTCTACCTGCAGCCGGCCGGCGGCGGGGCGCTGAAGACGGTCCAGAAGACGGAGAAGGTCCAGACGTTCCTCGACTTCGTCTCGGAGGACGGGAAGGACCTCTACTTCCACGCGAACGACGTCGCGGCCGACAGCTATGCGATCTACCGCTACGACCTCGCGTCGGGGACGAAGACGCTCGTCTTCGGGGAGAAGGGCCTCTGGGCGGTCGCGGATCACGCGGGGACGGGCGCCGGCCTGCGCCTCCTGCTCGTGAAGGCGACGGGCTCGTTCTCGACCGAGTACGCCGAGTACGTGCCCGCGACGAAGGCGTTCACGCCGCTTCTCGGTGCGGGCGAGGCGACGGAGTGGGACGCGGCGTACGCGGCCCAGCCGGACGAGCTCCTCGTCCGGACGAACAAGTTCTCGGACTTCCGGCGCCTCTACCGCTGGAAGAAAGGCGGCGACGCGACGGCGAAGAGCTTCGTCGAGGTTCTCGCTCCGGCCGGGATGGACGTCGCGGGGTTCTCGATCGACCTCCCGCGCCGCCACGTCTACGCCTCGCTCAACGACGGCGGGTACTCGCGCCTTAAGGTCCTCGACGCGAAGACGTTTGCCCCGGTGGATCTCCCGCTCCCGAAGGACGCCGACCAGGTCTACGCGGGCTCGGCCACGCCGGACGGGCGCTTCGTCACGATCGGCGTCGAGACGGCCCAGGCCCCGCGCACGAGCTACGTCTGGGACTGGGAAAAGAAGATCCTCACGCAGTGGGTCCTCCCGTCGGCGCCCGAAGTCGATCTCCCGGCGTTCGTCTCCGCGAAACTCATGACGTACCCGGCGAAGGACGGCACGAAGATCCCGATGTTCGTGCGCTTTCCGAAGGGCTGCGCGCCGGGGGAGAACGCCGCTCAGGATCCGTGCCCCGTGATCGTCGAGTTCCACGGCGGGCCGGAGGCGCAGGCGACGCCCGGCTTCTCGCCGTACGCGCAGATGTTCGTCGACGCGGGCTTCGTCTACGTCGAGCCGAACGTGCGCGGGAGCGACGGCTACGGCAAGACGTGGCTGGACGCCGACAACGGGCCGAAGCGCCTCGACGTGATCTCGGACATCGACGACGCCGGGAAGTGGATCCGCGCGAACTGGGGCCGCAACGGGAAGGCGCCGAAAGTGGGCGTCACGGGCGGCAGCTACGGCGGGTACGCGACGCTCGTCGCGATGACGATGTTCGCCGGGACGTACGACGCGGGCGCGGCGGAGGTCGGCATCTCGAACCTCGAGACGTTTCTTCGCAACACGGCGCCGTACCGTCGGATCCTGCGCATCTCGGAGTACGGCGACCCCGACAAGGACGCCGATGCCCTGAAGAAGCTCAGCCCCGTGACGTACCTCGACCGCGTGAAGGCGCCGCTCCTCGTGATCCAGGGCGTGAACGACCCGCGCGTGCCGGCGGGGGAGGCGATTCAGGTCCACGACCTCCTCGAGAAGCGCGGCATCCCCGCGCCGCTCATCCTCTTCGCGGACGAAGGCCACGGCGCGAGCAAGCGCGCGAACCAGGTGCTTTCGATGGGGCACGTGATCCGCTTCTTCGAGCAGAACCTGAAGGGGACGAAGTAG
- a CDS encoding DUF1343 domain-containing protein → MLLAPVLLAAAVTSLPSAAPAAAGLSAGRLSNLDAVISDSIAKKECPGAVVLVGRHGKVVYRKAYGNRAVVPAPEPMTADTVFDLASLTKVVATATSVMALVEDGRVRLQDRVAKHIPEFASGGGARDQVTVEQLLTHRAGLVADDPMALYSGSREEIFERKYRQPLVAAPGSKFLYSDVGFEVLGEIVRRVSGLPLDEYAKKRVFAPLAMKETGFLPLSPSSPSKKSPSSLSLPLSRIAPTERINGEIRRGAVHDPRAYALGGVAGHAGLFSTADDLARFCVAMLRGGGGVLSPAGVASMMRPRFYGDGVLRGLGWDVGSSYSTNRGDLFPLGSVGHTGWTGTSMWLDPATDTFVILLTNRNHPDESGNVVALRGKVATVVAAAITDRKPEELRKASEETALLAAFGATNQSSRSTSAPSAPASKVNGAAAAPPRVVGQVRPGIDTLEENSFRQLSGMRIGLLTNHTGITRDGRSTIDVLSSGKARAAGVTLSKLFSPEHGIRGALDEKVSDSVDEKTGLPVRSLYGETPESRRLRPDDLAGLDAIVVDLQDAGCRFYTYLTTLGYVLEEAAKAKVKVVVLDRPNPIRADVSEGPPADADALTFVAYHPIPIRTGMTIGELAALFNAEKKIGADLTVVKLAGYSRDLWYDETGLPWVNPSPNLRSVTEAALYPGVGLLETTNVSVGRGTDTPFEQFGAPWMDGPRVAATLNARGIPGVRFTAVRFTPSSSVFKGESCSGVRITVVNRDAVNAVALGFHAATALRDLHPKDWKSDRFSRLLVNAAALARFQRGETAGEITGAWAAGAMEFEKRRAAFLLY, encoded by the coding sequence ATGCTTCTCGCGCCCGTCCTCCTGGCCGCCGCAGTCACCTCCCTGCCGTCTGCAGCTCCCGCGGCCGCGGGCCTGTCCGCGGGTCGCCTCTCGAATCTTGACGCCGTCATTTCGGATTCGATCGCGAAAAAAGAATGTCCGGGCGCCGTCGTGCTCGTAGGGCGACACGGCAAGGTCGTGTACCGCAAGGCGTACGGGAACCGCGCGGTCGTCCCCGCGCCCGAGCCGATGACTGCGGACACCGTCTTCGACCTGGCCTCGCTCACGAAGGTCGTCGCCACGGCGACGAGCGTCATGGCGCTCGTCGAGGACGGAAGGGTCCGCCTGCAGGACCGCGTGGCGAAGCACATCCCCGAGTTCGCCTCCGGCGGCGGCGCCCGCGACCAGGTGACGGTCGAGCAGCTCCTGACGCATCGGGCCGGGCTGGTCGCCGACGACCCGATGGCTCTCTATTCGGGATCAAGAGAAGAGATCTTTGAAAGGAAATACAGGCAGCCGCTCGTCGCGGCGCCCGGTTCGAAATTCCTGTACTCGGACGTCGGGTTCGAGGTGCTCGGAGAGATCGTCCGAAGAGTGTCCGGTCTTCCTCTCGACGAATACGCGAAGAAGCGCGTCTTCGCGCCCCTCGCAATGAAGGAAACCGGCTTCCTTCCGCTCTCCCCCTCTTCACCTTCAAAGAAATCTCCTTCTTCTCTTTCCCTTCCCCTCTCCCGCATCGCCCCGACCGAGAGAATCAACGGCGAGATCCGCCGCGGCGCCGTGCACGACCCTCGCGCGTACGCGCTCGGCGGCGTGGCAGGGCACGCGGGCCTCTTCTCGACGGCCGACGACCTCGCGCGCTTCTGCGTTGCGATGCTGAGGGGCGGCGGCGGCGTTCTTTCGCCGGCCGGCGTCGCCTCGATGATGCGCCCGCGCTTCTACGGAGACGGCGTCCTCCGCGGCCTCGGCTGGGACGTCGGCTCGAGCTACTCCACGAACCGCGGCGACCTGTTCCCGCTCGGCTCGGTCGGGCACACAGGCTGGACCGGGACTTCGATGTGGCTCGACCCGGCGACGGACACGTTCGTGATCCTCCTGACGAACCGCAACCACCCCGACGAGTCCGGCAACGTCGTCGCGCTGCGCGGCAAGGTCGCGACGGTCGTCGCGGCCGCGATCACGGACAGAAAACCGGAAGAGCTTCGAAAGGCTTCGGAGGAGACCGCGCTCCTTGCGGCCTTCGGCGCAACGAACCAGTCTTCAAGGAGCACGAGCGCGCCTTCGGCGCCTGCTTCGAAGGTGAATGGGGCTGCGGCGGCGCCGCCGCGCGTCGTGGGGCAGGTCCGGCCGGGCATCGACACACTCGAAGAAAATTCCTTCAGGCAGCTTTCCGGGATGCGCATCGGTCTGCTGACCAACCACACAGGGATTACCCGTGACGGTCGCTCGACGATTGACGTGCTCTCCTCGGGGAAGGCTCGCGCCGCGGGAGTCACCCTTTCGAAGCTCTTCTCTCCGGAGCACGGAATTCGCGGGGCGCTGGACGAGAAGGTTTCGGACTCCGTCGACGAGAAAACCGGCCTGCCCGTCCGTTCGCTCTACGGCGAGACGCCGGAGTCGCGCCGACTGCGCCCCGACGACCTCGCGGGTCTCGACGCCATCGTCGTGGACCTGCAGGACGCGGGCTGCCGCTTCTACACGTACCTCACGACGCTCGGCTACGTCCTCGAGGAGGCCGCCAAGGCGAAGGTGAAGGTCGTCGTCCTCGACCGGCCGAACCCGATCCGCGCGGACGTCTCGGAAGGGCCGCCCGCCGACGCGGACGCGCTCACGTTCGTCGCGTACCACCCGATCCCGATCCGAACGGGTATGACCATCGGGGAGCTCGCCGCGCTCTTCAACGCCGAAAAGAAGATCGGCGCGGACCTGACCGTCGTGAAGCTGGCCGGCTACTCGCGCGACCTCTGGTACGACGAGACGGGCCTCCCGTGGGTGAACCCGTCGCCGAACCTGCGCTCCGTCACCGAGGCCGCCCTCTACCCCGGCGTCGGGCTTCTCGAGACGACGAACGTCTCCGTCGGCCGCGGCACGGACACGCCGTTCGAGCAGTTCGGCGCGCCGTGGATGGACGGGCCGCGTGTCGCGGCCACGCTGAACGCGCGTGGGATTCCGGGCGTGCGCTTCACGGCCGTCCGGTTCACGCCGTCCTCGTCCGTCTTCAAAGGCGAGAGCTGCTCGGGCGTCCGCATCACGGTCGTGAACCGCGACGCGGTGAACGCCGTCGCCCTCGGCTTCCATGCTGCGACGGCGCTCCGCGACCTGCACCCGAAGGACTGGAAGTCCGACCGTTTCAGCCGCCTCCTCGTGAACGCCGCCGCTCTCGCCCGCTTCCAGCGCGGCGAGACGGCCGGCGAGATCACGGGAGCGTGGGCGGCCGGCGCGATGGAGTTCGAGAAACGCCGGGCCGCCTTCCTGCTCTACTGA
- a CDS encoding Rieske 2Fe-2S domain-containing protein has protein sequence MESSLSREPDAGVSRRRWIDALLGTSFVAWAAAVVYPVLRYLTPLKDGGGANKVTLTDAQKTELGNNGFLIARLGTDRVLLLKDKDQKLRAMSAKCTHEGCTVQFVPADGIVWCACHNGKFAMDGRVISGPPPRPLAAFNVEGDLKGAVTVSRGSAA, from the coding sequence GTGGAAAGCAGCCTGTCTCGTGAGCCGGATGCCGGCGTATCGCGCCGCCGCTGGATCGACGCGCTTCTCGGCACGAGCTTCGTGGCGTGGGCGGCCGCGGTCGTCTATCCGGTCCTGCGGTACCTGACGCCCCTCAAGGACGGCGGGGGCGCCAACAAGGTCACGCTCACGGACGCGCAGAAGACGGAGCTCGGGAACAACGGGTTCCTCATCGCGCGCCTCGGCACCGACCGGGTCCTCCTCCTCAAGGACAAGGACCAGAAGCTCCGGGCCATGTCGGCCAAGTGCACGCACGAGGGCTGCACGGTGCAGTTCGTGCCGGCCGACGGCATCGTCTGGTGCGCTTGCCACAACGGGAAGTTCGCGATGGACGGCCGCGTGATCTCGGGGCCCCCGCCGCGCCCCCTCGCCGCCTTCAACGTGGAGGGCGACCTCAAGGGCGCCGTGACGGTCTCGCGCGGGAGCGCCGCGTGA